In Arctopsyche grandis isolate Sample6627 chromosome 13, ASM5162203v2, whole genome shotgun sequence, one DNA window encodes the following:
- the LOC143921359 gene encoding uncharacterized protein LOC143921359 produces the protein MEVDSIKDMFGRSIDNYGVKYTRYIGDGDSATYKGLLDLNPYDVPIKKLECYLHVKKRMGSRCRSLKNTDKTLGGKSKDTYKLTMKLINKLQIYYGLAIMRHQDNVDEMYKAIWATFYHLSSTDKNCNHEYCPEGVESWCAYRCAKAKQLDMTEFKHDYVPLDPKVQNALKPIFEDLSRCDLLERCLGNNTQNNNDSYNGWLWHFAPKHLHSGLKTIELSNYFATSIFNDGYSSILKMFNVMGIIIGPAANDYAVDKDDTRLRMADHRQQAASKEGRLARRKALAAQQLSFEEEEGALYGPGIAD, from the coding sequence ATGGAAGTTGACAGTATAAAAGATATGTTTGGTCGCTCAATTGATAATTACGGGGTGAAATATACGCGGTATATTGGCGATGGTGATAGTGCCACTTACAAAGGATTATTGGATTTGAATCCATATGATGTACCAATAAAAAAACTCGAGTGCTATTTACATGTAAAGAAACGAATGGGATCACGATGCCGTAGTTTGAAGAACACTGATAAGACCTTAGGAGGAAAAAGCAAAGATACATACAAATTAactatgaaattaattaataaactcCAAATCTATTACGGCTTAGCGATCATGAGACATCAAGATAACGTGGATGAAATGTATAAAGCAATCTGGGCTACATTTTATCATTTGAGTTCGACCGATAAAAATTGTAATCACGAATACTGTCCGGAAGGCGTAGAAAGCTGGTGCGCTTATCGCTGTGCGAAAGCTAAACAATTGGACATGACCGAGTTCAAACACGACTACGTTCCACTTGATCCAAAGGTTCAAAATGCTCTGAAACCAATATTTGAAGACTTGAGTCGGTGTGATTTACTCGAAAGATGTCTGGGTAATAATACTCAGAACAATAACGATAGTTATAATGGCTGGCTTTGGCACTTTGCTCCGAAACACCTCCACAGTGGTCTCAAAACGATAGagttatcaaattattttgctacatcaatatttaatgacggttattcatcaattttaaaaatgttcaatgtaATGGGAATTATAATTGGACCTGCAGCGAACGATTATGCCGTTGACAAAGATGATACGAGGCTACGAATGGCAGATCATCGTCAACAGGCTGCTTCGAAAGAGGGCCGATTAGCTCGAAGAAAAGCTTTAGCAGCCCAACAGCTGTCTTTCGAAGAAGAGGAAGGTGCACTGTATGGGCCTGGAATAGCAGATTAA